From a single Mycobacteriales bacterium genomic region:
- a CDS encoding pirin family protein yields the protein MPAVTADPIALPRVPAPTLGDVPRPVRSVTTAPSGFEGEGFPVRRAFAGVQLRDLDPFIHMDEMGAVEYAPGEPKGTSWHPHRGFETVTYLLDGTFLHQDSNGGGGTIRDGATQWMTAGGGILHIETPPEDLVVSGGLFHGFQLWVNLPRAKKMTPPAYQNLEATDVTLLASPDGGALLRVIAGEVGGHRGPGSTHTPIALVHATVTAGARLELPWRADFNALVYVLRGNGSVGTPAAPVRAGQLAVLGAGDSLAVAAGAAQESRTPALDVLLLGGLPIREPIATYGPFVMNTRDELQQAVDDFRAGRLGVVPPDALMPHVVR from the coding sequence ATGCCCGCCGTCACCGCCGACCCGATCGCCCTGCCGCGCGTCCCCGCGCCGACGCTCGGCGACGTGCCGCGCCCGGTCCGCTCCGTCACGACCGCGCCGAGCGGCTTCGAGGGGGAGGGGTTCCCGGTGCGCCGGGCGTTCGCGGGCGTGCAGCTCCGCGACCTGGACCCGTTCATCCACATGGACGAGATGGGCGCCGTCGAGTACGCGCCGGGCGAGCCGAAGGGCACGTCGTGGCACCCGCACCGCGGCTTCGAGACGGTCACCTACCTGCTGGACGGGACGTTCCTGCACCAGGACAGCAACGGCGGCGGCGGCACGATCCGCGACGGCGCCACGCAGTGGATGACCGCCGGCGGCGGCATCCTGCACATCGAGACGCCGCCGGAGGACCTGGTGGTGTCCGGCGGGCTGTTCCACGGCTTCCAGCTCTGGGTGAACCTCCCGCGCGCGAAGAAGATGACGCCGCCCGCGTACCAGAACCTCGAGGCCACCGACGTGACGCTGCTCGCGTCGCCGGACGGCGGCGCGTTGCTGCGAGTCATCGCCGGCGAGGTCGGCGGGCACCGCGGCCCCGGCTCCACGCACACGCCGATCGCGCTCGTGCACGCGACCGTGACCGCGGGCGCGCGGCTCGAGCTGCCGTGGCGCGCCGACTTCAACGCCCTCGTCTACGTGCTGCGCGGCAACGGCAGCGTCGGCACGCCCGCCGCGCCGGTGCGGGCAGGGCAGCTCGCGGTGCTCGGCGCCGGTGACTCGCTCGCCGTCGCGGCCGGCGCGGCGCAGGAGTCGCGGACGCCCGCGCTGGACGTGCTGCTGCTCGGCGGGCTGCCGATCCGCGAGCCGATCGCGACGTACGGGCCGTTCGTCATGAACACCCGCGACGAGCTCCAGCAGGCCGTCGACGACTTCCGGGCCGGCCGCCTCGGCGTCGTCCCGCCGGACGCGCTGATGCCGCACGTCGTGCGCTGA
- a CDS encoding YncE family protein codes for MRRLLPLLLLAACASPAPKPAATPTTPAPPGSTVLAKIRVGGEPCGVAAAAGAVWVTDARGARLVRVAGGRVTGTTKVDATPCEIATGFGALWVVTQSGRLDRVDPRTGRVTARIPVGQTSYEAVAAFGHVWVTNRDGNSVSKVDPRTNRVVATIATPFVNAGGIAATKDALWVGNDAGGDTTLRRLDPRTHALTKVTAGTRPAFVAVAGETVFVANEQDGTVTRLDATGRALGTVAAGRSPVNLAVVGGDVWVPDDQGNVLTRIDARTGAVTETLPVGAGPAVVAADGADVLVTCLGEGTVWRVRPAPR; via the coding sequence ATGCGCCGCCTCCTCCCGCTACTCCTGCTCGCCGCCTGCGCGTCGCCCGCGCCGAAGCCCGCCGCCACGCCCACGACCCCGGCACCGCCCGGCAGCACGGTCCTCGCGAAGATCCGGGTGGGCGGCGAGCCGTGCGGCGTCGCCGCCGCGGCCGGCGCGGTCTGGGTCACCGACGCGCGGGGCGCCCGGCTCGTCCGCGTCGCCGGCGGCCGCGTCACCGGCACCACCAAGGTCGACGCCACGCCGTGCGAGATCGCCACCGGCTTCGGCGCGCTCTGGGTCGTCACCCAGTCCGGGCGGCTGGACCGGGTCGACCCCCGCACCGGCCGGGTCACCGCGCGCATCCCCGTCGGGCAGACGTCGTACGAGGCGGTGGCGGCGTTCGGGCACGTCTGGGTCACCAACCGCGACGGCAACTCCGTCTCCAAGGTCGACCCGCGCACCAACCGGGTCGTGGCCACGATCGCGACGCCGTTCGTCAACGCGGGCGGCATCGCCGCGACGAAGGACGCGCTCTGGGTCGGCAACGACGCGGGCGGCGACACCACGCTGCGCCGCCTCGACCCGCGCACGCATGCGCTGACGAAGGTGACCGCCGGGACCCGGCCCGCGTTCGTCGCGGTCGCGGGCGAGACGGTGTTCGTCGCGAACGAGCAGGACGGCACGGTGACCCGGCTCGACGCGACCGGCCGGGCGCTCGGCACCGTCGCCGCCGGCCGCAGCCCGGTCAACCTCGCCGTCGTCGGCGGCGACGTGTGGGTGCCGGACGACCAGGGCAACGTGCTCACCCGCATCGACGCGCGCACGGGCGCGGTGACCGAGACGCTGCCGGTCGGCGCCGGGCCGGCCGTGGTCGCCGCCGACGGCGCGGACGTGCTGGTCACGTGCCTCGGCGAGGGCACCGTCTGGCGGGTCCGCCCGGCCCCGCGGTGA